AAGAATGCACAGTTTCTTGTTCATCTTGTAGAGATTCAAGTATGGTATGATATTCATCGTTCAGTTAGCTTAAATACCGTTTCGTAGAGGAGTTGAAGAGATAATGGAGCAGACAAAATCAACAGAAGAAGTCTAACAATACTGGTCGCTTGTCTGGCGCTGACAAGGATGCAATAAACAAAAGttatatcttctttttttacagTGCTTCATATTGAAGGTTTACAAACAGCACACAGTgcatttgttattgttttattcgGGAATGTAGAACAGATATCACGAAGTATGTACTTAGCGAACGTAGGAAGTGGCACGTCGGTATGCTTCAATCCAAACTGAGTTAGGCACGCACGTCACTGGATCTCCGAAACCGCAGGTTGCTGATTCCGCAATAAAAATGAAGTTTTCCGGACACTGCTGTACATTGGGTTGGCCCAACACACAGATAACGTAGCGCGTACAGTCGGTCGGATGTGCTAACATACCAACGGTAACGCCACGGCACAGATCCACTGGAACACTTGGATCTAGTGGAGGGCGAGTTGGTTCGTCTGTTGGCAATGGTGGAGCCACTGTACTGTTTCCGGATGGTCCCGATTCTGCACATTCGACATTTTCTGGATGGTCACATACCTCCCGCTGCCAGTCGAAATATGTACCCTGAGGCTGACAGTTGATTTCCTCCGCGATGTCTTCATTTTCGCAACGGAAAAAATTGCTGCAGTTGCGAGAAGGTGCTAGAGATCCGTCAGGACGACCAGCACAAGCACCACCTTCGTAGCACTGTACATTCTCAGGATGGTCACATACCTCTCTCTGATAATCGAACAGTGTACCAGCGGGTGCACAAGTAACCTCTTCATTTTCTAGCTCGTTCATGCAGATTATAAAGTTGGAGCAATTTGTAGCAGGAATAAGTGTCCCGTTTTGACGCCCTGTGCAACGGTTTTCTTCCGTCCAGCAAGTCACAAGCTCTGGATGATCGCAAACTTCTCGTTCATAGTCGTACATGGTACCTACTGGCAGgcattcaacttgcacttcCCGACCTCCCTCGCAATTGACAAAGTTCGAACAGTTGACTGACGGGAAAAGTGTTCCATCAGGTTGACCTTGACAGCGGTCTCTGTCAGCCGATGAGTTGCGAGGCACAAAGTTGCCTTGTATCAGAATCGATTGACGCTGGAAAGTAGCAACTCCTGCACCTACGAGGCAGCACAGGCCAGCGATTATGAGTAATTTTGCCATAGCCGATAGTACGATGGTTCTTTTGCGGTCGTACACAAACTGATTCAGAATGCTAGCCTGAGCAGAAGCTTTATAGGGCGATGTGAAGAACTTGGCGTTTAGCCGAAGGCCATAAAACCTCATCAGTTATCGAAGTGTGAAGCCGAGTTTAGAAGAGCTTGGGGAGTCCGATAATACCTGATATGGTGATTGCGTATTGGTCAAACGTGATTAGATATGATGTGTTCGGTCCTTTAGGATTCGCATTTTACCAATTTGAAagtaattattgaaaaaatgCAGTTGTAAAGCCTCAAGTTCAACATTCAGCCATAAGAAATCATGGTATGATAGACGGATCACTGCCACAACCCTTCAACCAGCGTTGTCTTCTTACAGGGCTAGAATCCTTAGAAGCCAAGCGCAACAGGACCCAGATTTTATTTATAGCTGGACTACTACTAGGAACCATCGATGATCCATCGCTATTAAATAGGTATTAAATCGCTATTACATCTAGACGTAGTCAAGATCTGTATGTGTCAAAATCTTCTTTAAACCGTTCTCGGTGGACGAATTCATGAATAtagattaaatattaaatattaaacatcTGAGAAATATAAAATTGTATTCTTATTTTACAATTGTGTTATTAATTCCATTCTTTCAATTCTTTCTAACTACAATTGTAATATTAGTGACATTTTTTACGTAttctgttgtttttcgttagaacaGCCTGATCTACTTATTTTAGCACGTAGCCGAATAATCATTCCATGTTACGTGGAAACgatccggatggaattttgtcTCGTTCTTGTGAGTTCCGATACACTACCGGACTGTGCTGTTAGTGATGTTTTAAATAGTTACGTTATGTTATAAATGGGTACCAACATTTGGGTTCCAGAGTTTGATGCTGGTTTGGTTTTTACAAAGTAACCATGGATGCAGACTGGGTTTAAAATAGAAGAATTTCTTAATTATCACTCGTAAAAATCGTTGGAAATCgtcttatttttgtttacccAGGTATCACATAGGAATCTAGCCTCATGGGGTCCACGTTACTTCGTGAATGTAGATGGATTTCACTATACACCTTTCGAACCGCTTTCTAAGACCTGTGCCTTCATTGTATTCTTATAATTCCGTAATGCATCCATATATTCATTCATATTGTATGTATCAAATGATTGCACAGCTAATCAAAGTGTGCTATACGTGTCACACGTTAAATTCAATGCGGAGATATTTAATAAAAGAGTTCTTTTGTCGACGTTTATTCAGATTTCAGAAATACAAGggtttgcaatttattttctaaatatCTCTAATTAATTAGACATGAAAACATTATCTTGAGGTCAACGATAGCATTTAAGGACATTTGCTGCATTTATTTAAATCCTAATGGACATACGATACGACTCTCTGATAAACCTCTATCCAAGTCGGGCTAGCAACACAGGTATTCGGATCACCAAACCCACAGGTAGAAAGTTCCGAGATAAAGATGAAATTGTCGGGGCATCGCTGAATAGTGGGCTGCCCTAAGACGCATATAACGTATTGCGTGCAATCCGTTGGATGTGCAATCATTCCTACCGTGACTCCTCGACATATGTCGTTAGGCACGTTAGTGTCCAGTGGGGGACGAGTTGGTGCGACGGACGATGTGGGCGGTCGTTCCGTACTATTGCCGTTCGATCCAGATTCCCAACATTTGACGTTGCTCGGATGGTCACATACTTCTCGTTCCCAGTCGAAATGGGTTCCTTGTGGTTGACAAGATATTTCCTCAAATATAGATTCGTCCTCGCAGATGAAGAAGTTGCTGCAGTTACGAGAAGGGGCAAGAGAGCCATCCGGACGACCAGCACACATGTCACTTTCCCAGCATAACACATTTTCCGGATAGTCACATACTTCACGCTGATGGTCAAACAGAGTGCCGGCAGGAGCACAGGTGACTTCTTCGTTTTCTATCTCATTCATACAGATGATAAAGTTGGAGCAGGATTCCGCCGGAATGAGAGTTCCATTTGCCCTGCCTGTGCAACGGTTCTCCTGGCTGTAGCATGTCACAAACTCAGGGTGATCACACACAAGACGTTCGTGGTCGAAAAGCGTACCCTCAGGAACACAGGCTACCTCGCGCTCGGTTCCTCCCTGACAGGTAATAAAGTTGGCACAGTTCGGAGCAGGGAAAATACTTCCCTCTGGTACGCTATCACACCGATTCCGATTGATCGGGGGTCTTCCAGTAGATACCCATGGTGGACGGCCAGTAGACACCCACGGAGGACGTCCGTTTTCGTTTGATTCATCTGACGATGAAGACGACGAAGATGAGGATGATTGTAATGAGCCGCCCGCTAGACAGCATAGCGCAACCGCAAAAGTAATCCAAAATTTGTTCATTGTAACTCACTGTAAAACCCTGATATTAATGTGAGATACCTTAAACACACGGTCCTATATAAGAAAACCTGTGAGAAACGCTACATGGCGATCATTTCGCCGTCATACAATTATCAGCACCTGATTAGGTATAGTGATATATGGTCCTAGCGAAACATAACGATATAAAGTGCCGCAAACCAAAAGAAATTAATCCGCTTTTGCTACTGCCGCAATGTTCTTTGATTAGATACACTTAGAAGTTAATGAGTGAAAAAATGTACCGTCTATCTCAAGTCAGAAGAGAATATATAGTATTCTAATGAATCTGAAAATTGGACAGGAATGGTTGAATGTCATATTGGAAAACCCCTTCAAGGTTACCATTTTGCTATATTTATTTTACGGTGAAGGATGAAGAAATTTAATTCACATCTTGTCCGTACGAATACTAAATTCGATTCTCGTTATCATTCTCGTACACATGCCAGACGAAAAATGTCGTCATGGTAGTTAAATCGTTATcgaagttttatttattgatcaaTGATAACACGAAAGCAACTCAGACGAGACGGTTTAATTGTTTCCTGAAACTCGGATTTGTTGCCTAATCTGGTTCACATGCTGACGTAAAAGATAATttacaatcaaacaaactgtTGAGGCTCGGTGAGGGAGCGAGTAAAACATTACAGACAGACACTTCCATAAGTAAAGCGGATAACAACAAGATTACGACTTAGTTATAGACACATAATTGATGGAAGTACCCGATGGTGCTTGTCGTTGTGAATTAACATTTATGTAGGTGATATTGTATTAGCTGCACATTCCACGTTTTCCGGTTCGTCACATTCGCCTGTTTCTGGATTAAACCACAATCCATTTGGGCAATTGTTCGGGTAAGCAACACCCTGATAGCAGGAGTAATATCGATCGCACAGCGTATTACTAGGAATTAAAGCAGCGTCTGGTTGTCCGTAACATATTTCCAGGGGATCCACAGTTGGAGGCGTTGAGAGCGGGGTGGAGGTTGCTTGCTCCTGATCACAATACACATCATATCGCGTTCCACAGCGCTGCAGTGTTTCGTCAAACCAGAAAAATAATGGACAGGAAAGAAGATATGCGATCCGGTCAATACACTGGTAATACCACTGGCAAGATTCAATGCTGGCCACGTAACGAAAGTTTGGTATATCGTCACATATGGCAGATGGttctggtgctggtgcttCTGGCAGCGTGGGAGGTTCGGCTAGGTCGCATTCCGATTGATCTTTTGGCacgcactgctgctgctgcattgaAAACCATTCATCCGGCGGACAAATTTGTGGATACGCGTTTCCATCGATACAGTTGTAGTATAAGTTGCAAGCGTTTGGACTAGGAATATAGCTTAGGTTTGGAACTTCCTGACAACGGTCATCCTCAGCCAAAGTAGAGTACTGTGATACTAAGAATAATTGAAGTGCTACTTGAAACAACGACCACATCGTAGTAAACTTCAAATACACTGACCAGATTCACTGCCAATGAGACCTGTTTTATACACCTGCTTTGTCTTCGGAAGTCAATAAACCACCAAAAGAAGCGCACAGATAAGAATTGGTCAGGTTTCTATAGTTCGGGTTATAAACTGAGAGCAACATTTATTGGAAATTTCATAGGGCAGAATTTTGGAGTTTACAAGCGCCGATTATTAGACGCCAAATTTCGGAAGTGGTGCGTTACACAGCACATTCTCCGGCAAGTCGCAAAGCATCGTTTCCGGGTTGAATAACAAGCCACCCAGGCAATTACTTGGATATGCACCCTCATTGAAACAGATGTAGAAACGACTGCAGTCGTCTAGGCTGGGCACGTAGGTACCATTGGGGAGTCCATTACACTGCTGGTTACCCGTTTCCGGTGGTCCGGTTGGCGGAACAGTTGGTGGTACAGTTGGTGTTTGCGGTGGAGTCGGAGGTGTCGGCACATTGCAAATAGCGTCAGAAGGTGAGATGCACTCGCGAGTGATTTGATCGAACCATAGTCCGGGTGCGCAGTATAGAATATATCCGATACCGCCCGAGCAAACATAATACGCTTCGCAACGTTGTGGACTGGGAACGTACTCACCATCCTCAATGTCGACGCACACGTTCGGAGTCGGTGTAGTAGGTGGACCATTCGGACAGAAAACATCAATAGGATTGCCACAGGTTTGCTGCTCCTCGTCGAACCACGTGCCATCAGGGCAAAGTGTGGGATACGCAGTGCCTTCCACACAGACATAGTACTGATTGCAGAACTGTGGATTAATAACCATTTCACCATCATTTATATTGTTGCAAATTCCTGGCGTTGGCCCTGGAGTTGAGCCCGGTAAACCAGGATTATTGCACTCTGTGTCTTCCTCCGGAATGCAGTCCTGCGTATTTTCATCGAAAAAGAATCCGTTGCGGCAGATCATAGGAAAGGGTGTACCGTTAAGGCAGTAGTAGAATAATTGGCAAAATTGTGGGCTTTGTACATAAGAAAAGTTTGGACGACCAAAACAAAGATTAGGCTCTGAAGGACCGGGTGGAGCCGTAGGGGTTTGTGTAGGTTCTTCTATGTCACATTCAACCTCAAACCGATTACCACAACGGCCGAGCTCAACACTGAACCAGTATCCGCGCGGACACGATAGCCGATAGGCGAAATTATCGATGCATTGGTAATAAAATTGACAAGATACAGTGCTCGGGAGGTAGGTAAAATCGGGCACATTTTCGCATTCTGGTGACGGTGGTCTTGGCGGTGCTTCCGGGAGTTCCGGTGCAGGTTCAATGTCACAGTCGGCTTCGTCCTTAAGCACGCAACGTTGCAACTCCATAGAGAACCAAAGGTCTTCGGGACATGTGTATCCATATGCCTGACCATCTATACAGGCGTAGTAAAGGTAGCATGCTTGAGGGCTCCTCACGTAAGTAAGGTTAGGCACACCGATACAGATTTCATTGTAAGCCTGGATGGAGCCCACTAGTAACAGGCTTCCAAGGATAGTCGTCACCAGAGCTGTGTTTGAGACAAGACAAGATTATGGTTTAATTTAACTTACGGTTCACTGTTTCAACTATAGTACTAGGTTCACTCGTTTACATCATCACTTTCTTACCTTTCATTTTCCAGCACTCTGCTATAACTCATACAGTGAAGAATATTTTATCGTTTATATAGGAAATAAGTGATGGATCAGCAATGCAGACACTGGCGGCTGCTTGAATCGAGCTATTTGTTATCAGCCACAGTAAATTGATAGTACTTCCGACATTCTGACCAGCTTTATTGTAGATGTTGCATATGGTCAAATCGGCAAAGAGAAGATAATTCAGGAAGGAAGTTGTAAACGTACAATGCCGCTTCATACTTTATCATCGGCATTGTTTCAAACAGCGGCGTTTTTTCCAATTTGATACAGGTTACAGAGTGTTATTGTTACGAAACGATGTACAATTATAGCAGTGCATTGATTATTGattcaactaaactgatcaGTATTGGTTTACCATTGAAGCAGTACTGTCTAGAAACAGGGAAAAgttaatttgttattttttccttaAATTCAATGAGCCTCTTGTGAGCCCCTTTgagcattttttaaattagttttacaatattacaaaaagcaaacaaattaccAGGAAGTTGACCGTATAGCacgaattcaatttaaaacgcATAACGCAACATTTCAGGTTTGCAACGATCACAAACTACATTAAATTGTCGGCATATAATTAAAAACGGATCAGAGGACCCGAAACGACTATGACATTCCTCTACGGCAAGTAACATCCTTGCATGGAGCCTTCTTGCTGGGACGTACATATTTAGCGTCGGCAAGGCAATTCCATAGTCAAGCAGCCCAGCGACAATTAATAGCGACTCCAGACCAAGTAATGCGCAGCGTGTCATAGTGCACTTGGACGTTCGAGGAACGTAGTGCAAACTGCGTGAAtttacgctggacagactccaGATGCGccatggaaaaaaaactaaaaaatatcATGTGTTTATGTAATTATGTGTTTACCTATCAGCCGCGAATTTTAACATCTCAGAATTGTTACTGAGCAGTCTCAGTAAGTCATCTCAGTAAAATAGCAAGAAGAATGCATAATCTATTCAGTTCATGTGTGTAACGTTGTACAGaacaaaactaccagttcaaTAGTGAGTTGTTAAAATggtacaataataataataataataataataataataataataataataataataataataataataataataataataataataataacaataacaataataataataataataataataataataataataataataataataataataataataataataataataataataataataataataataataatacaaatattaataatactACAATATTAAGTCGATACGatcaggccgttctaacgaaaaaaacaaatttgtcaaatttaaaaattgtggaaaccTCTTGGATTACGAACTTTTGCTAAACTATATACTGTGTGTATGAAATACCTGTTTCAGTTTGCAGCTTAGCAAGAATTGAATACGGttatgtggtaaaataagtttaataaGTCAAAAATGACCGGCAGAtcctagtaggtcgttacgccaagaagtaGAACAATTTGCCAGTTGCATCTAGTTTAGTTTGTAATAGAAATCGAACATATCTGAACTATTATAATTATGAAAAAGTTGTTTTAAATAGACTTAGCTCAgcgaatttatttattttttttgtttcgttagaatggcctggccgtatcgacttattttaccacgtagcaggatagtcagtccttgctacgggggattggtccggatgggattttggtccggtccgttcgtgtgaagaccggctccgctaccatcatgccaccgggccgcccccagcaaatttattatttaaacatttttttgttagaaGAATCTTTGAATCTTTGAGAAATTTATAGATAATTCATAGCAGATTTAAAGATAATGATAAACATATGCTGATTTAGCTCGTTATTGAAATAAGAACGTTCACAATACGAAGTATGAATGTGATCATTATGTAATGTGCAAGGATTGTTCGACGCAAGGTTTCTTTATTAAAGGATTACGCTGACGCCGCTTTCTGGACTTCTTCGAGCTAGATCGTTACTTAACTTAGAGTGGCTAGGTCTACTTGATTTGGTTCCTTTAATGTATATATAGTTGTGCCTATAACTTAACGACCGTAGTGATCGTTACGTTCCTACTT
The Anopheles moucheti chromosome 2, idAnoMoucSN_F20_07, whole genome shotgun sequence genome window above contains:
- the LOC128297108 gene encoding peritrophin-1-like, with product MWSLFQVALQLFLVSQYSTLAEDDRCQEVPNLSYIPSPNACNLYYNCIDGNAYPQICPPDEWFSMQQQQCVPKDQSECDLAEPPTLPEAPAPEPSAICDDIPNFRYVASIESCQWYYQCIDRIAYLLSCPLFFWFDETLQRCGTRYDVYCDQEQATSTPLSTPPTVDPLEICYGQPDAALIPSNTLCDRYYSCYQGVAYPNNCPNGLWFNPETGECDEPENVECAANTISPT
- the LOC128297117 gene encoding chondroitin proteoglycan 2-like, with translation MKALVTTILGSLLLVGSIQAYNEICIGVPNLTYVRSPQACYLYYACIDGQAYGYTCPEDLWFSMELQRCVLKDEADCDIEPAPELPEAPPRPPSPECENVPDFTYLPSTVSCQFYYQCIDNFAYRLSCPRGYWFSVELGRCGNRFEVECDIEEPTQTPTAPPGPSEPNLCFGRPNFSYVQSPQFCQLFYYCLNGTPFPMICRNGFFFDENTQDCIPEEDTECNNPGLPGSTPGPTPGICNNINDGEMVINPQFCNQYYVCVEGTAYPTLCPDGTWFDEEQQTCGNPIDVFCPNGPPTTPTPNVCVDIEDGEYVPSPQRCEAYYVCSGGIGYILYCAPGLWFDQITRECISPSDAICNVPTPPTPPQTPTVPPTVPPTGPPETGNQQCNGLPNGTYVPSLDDCSRFYICFNEGAYPSNCLGGLLFNPETMLCDLPENVLCNAPLPKFGV
- the LOC128299119 gene encoding uncharacterized protein LOC128299119 gives rise to the protein MAKLLIIAGLCCLVGAGVATFQRQSILIQGNFVPRNSSADRDRCQGQPDGTLFPSVNCSNFVNCEGGREVQVECLPVGTMYDYEREVCDHPELVTCWTEENRCTGRQNGTLIPATNCSNFIICMNELENEEVTCAPAGTLFDYQREVCDHPENVQCYEGGACAGRPDGSLAPSRNCSNFFRCENEDIAEEINCQPQGTYFDWQREVCDHPENVECAESGPSGNSTVAPPLPTDEPTRPPLDPSVPVDLCRGVTVGMLAHPTDCTRYVICVLGQPNVQQCPENFIFIAESATCGFGDPVTCVPNSVWIEAYRRATSYVR